A section of the Streptomyces sp. NBC_00178 genome encodes:
- a CDS encoding GH92 family glycosyl hydrolase: MKRWRIPLTFCLIFLGFTAPVTVAEAAPASDPASLVNPLLGTSNEGNTFPGADAPFGMVQWSPDTPSRPPGGFYAYSDNVVTGFSLNHLSGPGCGALGDIPILPTTGAIDGNATVGFSHANESADAGAYSVALDNGVKTELTATLRSGMARFTFPATTQANLLFKMGSGKGSNIRFDRVSSTEVSGSLTNGFFCASSPTYTVHFNMVFDRPMTSNGTFNGGNSVTFDTTGNRVVHAKVGLSYVSVSGAKGNRTDENSGWNFDATRDATHTSWNALLGKVAVAGGTTAQQEVFYTALYHSLLHPNLLSDSDGKYWGFDKKVHTVSGNQKAQYGTYSGWDIYRTQAQLHALVAPQQASDSAQSLVNDYAQGGFLPKWSLNSAETQVMNGDPGPAVIADYHAFGARAFDTAAAKNAMVSQGTTSNPIRMGLDLQTKHGYLPSDGTYPRDFYGSVATLLEYSAQDFATAAFAGALGDTTTRDQFANRAQDWRNVFNPASGFMQPKLADGAWRPGFSPTSSDQFVEGTSWQYTGAVPHNVRGLADAMGGNAKMAAYLDNVLSDIRGGRRLARRHAQRTVHRTALGVHLHRAALEDPADRPPGAERTVEQLASQLGGGQ; encoded by the coding sequence ATGAAACGATGGCGCATCCCCCTGACGTTCTGCCTCATATTCCTGGGGTTCACCGCACCGGTCACCGTTGCCGAGGCGGCGCCGGCGTCCGATCCCGCGTCGCTGGTCAACCCGCTCCTGGGCACCTCGAACGAGGGCAACACCTTCCCGGGCGCCGACGCCCCGTTCGGGATGGTGCAGTGGAGCCCCGACACGCCGTCGCGTCCACCCGGCGGCTTCTACGCGTACTCCGACAACGTTGTCACGGGCTTTAGCCTGAATCATCTGTCCGGCCCCGGATGCGGCGCCCTCGGTGACATCCCGATCCTTCCCACCACGGGCGCAATCGACGGCAACGCGACGGTGGGCTTCTCGCACGCCAACGAGTCGGCGGACGCTGGGGCGTACTCGGTCGCGCTCGACAACGGCGTCAAGACCGAACTGACAGCCACGCTCCGCTCCGGGATGGCACGTTTCACGTTCCCCGCGACCACTCAGGCGAACCTGCTGTTCAAGATGGGGTCGGGCAAGGGCAGCAACATCCGCTTCGACCGGGTGAGCAGCACCGAGGTCAGCGGGTCGCTCACCAACGGCTTCTTCTGCGCCTCGAGCCCGACCTACACCGTCCACTTCAACATGGTCTTCGACCGGCCGATGACCAGCAACGGGACGTTCAACGGCGGTAACTCGGTCACGTTCGACACGACGGGCAACCGGGTGGTCCATGCGAAGGTCGGGCTGTCGTACGTGTCCGTCAGCGGGGCCAAGGGGAACCGGACGGATGAGAACTCCGGCTGGAACTTCGACGCGACCCGCGATGCCACCCACACATCGTGGAACGCCCTGCTGGGCAAGGTTGCGGTCGCCGGAGGGACGACGGCCCAGCAGGAGGTGTTCTACACCGCCCTGTACCACTCGTTACTGCATCCGAACCTGCTGAGCGACAGCGACGGGAAGTACTGGGGCTTCGACAAGAAGGTGCACACCGTCAGCGGCAACCAGAAGGCCCAGTACGGCACCTACTCCGGCTGGGACATCTACCGGACCCAGGCGCAACTCCACGCGCTCGTCGCACCCCAGCAGGCGAGCGACAGCGCCCAGTCCCTGGTCAACGACTACGCGCAGGGCGGGTTCCTGCCCAAGTGGTCACTGAACTCGGCCGAGACGCAGGTCATGAACGGTGACCCCGGTCCGGCCGTCATCGCGGACTACCACGCCTTCGGCGCACGCGCCTTCGACACCGCGGCCGCCAAGAACGCGATGGTCAGTCAGGGCACCACGTCGAACCCCATCCGGATGGGTCTCGACCTCCAGACCAAGCACGGGTACCTGCCCTCGGACGGCACGTACCCACGCGACTTCTACGGTTCGGTGGCGACCCTGCTGGAGTACAGCGCGCAGGACTTCGCGACTGCCGCGTTCGCCGGGGCCCTGGGTGACACGACCACGCGGGACCAGTTCGCCAACCGGGCACAGGACTGGCGCAACGTCTTCAACCCCGCGAGCGGCTTCATGCAGCCGAAGCTCGCTGACGGTGCCTGGCGGCCGGGCTTCAGTCCCACGAGTAGTGACCAGTTCGTGGAGGGTACCTCCTGGCAGTACACGGGCGCGGTGCCCCACAACGTTCGTGGACTGGCTGACGCCATGGGCGGCAATGCGAAGATGGCTGCCTACCTGGACAACGTGTTGTCGGACATCCGGGGGGGCCGGCGGCTCGCACGCCGACATGCGCAACGAACCGTCCATCGCACTGCCCTGGGAGTACACCTACATCGGGCAGCCCTGGAAGACCCAGCGGATCGTCCGCCAGGTGCAGAACGAACTGTGGAACAACTCGCCAGCCAACTGGGGGGTGGGCAATGA
- a CDS encoding glycoside hydrolase domain-containing protein, protein MGQPWKTQRIVRQVQNELWNNSPANWGVGNDDLGTMSAWYVWSAMGFYPQTPGTADLALGSPLFTNVTITLGNGKKMVVNAPKAATDAPYVQSATLNGSTWNNAYLPPSFVSDGGTLNLDLGTSANTGWATAPSSAPPSYGGNGGPKPPGPQPLPTGPVRSGIAGKCLDVDQGSSADGTRIQTWSCNNSAAQQFALTPDGNLRGLGKCADISGGTENHASVVLWSCHGGPNQKWTYNASTKALVNPQSGRCLDIPESSDRDGTQLQIFDCNSTAAQQWSLPS, encoded by the coding sequence ATCGGGCAGCCCTGGAAGACCCAGCGGATCGTCCGCCAGGTGCAGAACGAACTGTGGAACAACTCGCCAGCCAACTGGGGGGTGGGCAATGACGACCTGGGCACGATGAGCGCCTGGTACGTCTGGTCGGCCATGGGGTTCTATCCCCAGACACCTGGCACGGCCGACCTGGCTCTGGGCAGCCCTCTGTTCACCAACGTCACGATCACTCTCGGCAACGGCAAGAAGATGGTCGTCAACGCCCCGAAGGCCGCGACCGACGCGCCGTACGTCCAGAGCGCCACACTCAACGGCTCCACCTGGAACAACGCCTACCTTCCGCCGTCGTTCGTGAGCGACGGCGGCACCCTGAACCTCGACCTCGGCACCAGCGCGAACACAGGCTGGGCCACCGCTCCGTCCTCCGCTCCCCCGTCCTACGGTGGCAACGGCGGCCCCAAGCCGCCGGGCCCGCAGCCGCTGCCCACCGGTCCGGTGAGGTCCGGCATCGCCGGAAAGTGCCTGGACGTCGACCAGGGTTCCTCGGCCGACGGAACGAGAATACAGACATGGTCGTGCAACAACTCCGCCGCTCAGCAGTTCGCCCTGACGCCCGACGGCAACCTGCGGGGCCTCGGCAAGTGTGCGGATATCAGTGGCGGTACCGAGAACCATGCTTCGGTGGTCCTCTGGTCCTGCCACGGGGGACCGAACCAGAAGTGGACCTACAACGCCTCCACCAAGGCACTGGTGAACCCGCAGTCCGGCCGTTGCCTGGATATCCCCGAATCCAGTGACCGGGACGGCACCCAGCTCCAGATATTCGACTGCAACAGCACTGCGGCCCAGCAGTGGTCGCTGCCGTCCTGA